The Fusobacterium varium sequence CTATAAAATATCTTGCATAATATATAATTGTTTAATCTTTATAAGAATATTTTAACATATTTTTATCTAGCAGTAATACAAATATTTTTTATTTTATTTAGTTAAAGATACTTTTTAGCAAAACTATTATTTTTTTTATTTAGTTAAAAGGAAATCATATTTATTTTAGAATACCTCTTATAGATGAATATTAAAAGATCAGGATTTGTGATACTAATAATCATCTATCAAATTAAATGGAGGTTTTATAATGGAAAAAGAAAGAAGAGTACGTGCACCAAGAATTGATAAGACAGCTATTAGCCCTTATGAAAACTACTGTGATGGATATGGAGCTCCAGGGGCTCAAGGAAATGGATATGTTTCAGTTTTAAAAGTATCAGTTGGAACAGTTGAAAAAACAGATGACTTCTTACTAGATGGAATAGTTTCTTATGATAGAGCTGAAATAAATGATGCTTATGTTGGTCAAATAAATATGTTAACAGCCTCATCATTTTGTGGAATAGCAGGACAAGTATGGGGGCATGATTTAGCAGCTCACAATGATATTATAGACAAAAAAATAAAACCAGTTTTAGAAATAGATCAATATGATGGTTCTAAACTACATGTATATGATGCTAAACCTTTATTAGAAGCAGGAATTGAACTATTTGGTACAGAAAAAGAAAGAAGATTTACTCTACTTCCAGGAGCTCATACAATTTGTGCAAATAAAGGGGTAACAGCATACAGACCAAAAGAAGATAGACCTTTAAAAGAGGGAGAAGCTTATGGTGTATGGTGTTTTATAGCTCTATCACTATCAGCAGATAGAGATAATTGTGCAGATCTATTTATAGAAGATGCTGGACTATGGACAAAAAATGATAGTGCTGAAGATTTAAAAGCATTCCTAGAAGATCATAGAAAATCAGTAGCATGGTCAGTTGTAAGTTGTGGACAAGATTCTCATGTTTTATTTGAAAGAACTTATGTAGGATTTGCTTATACTATTATGAAACCTGGAGAAATCGGAACTTCACTTACTTGTGCTCCATATGTAAGTTTAGCTAGAAATGCTGTTCCTTCAACAGGATTTAACTCATTAAATAAAATTTCATTAAAAGAATGGTTAAAAGATAGAGAATTAACTTCATTAGTTGAAAAAATAAAAAAATAGAATAAAAAAAGAGTCTGCACAAATTGGTAGTTTTAAACTATCAACCTGTGCAGCTCTCTTTATAAATTATCTATTTTTATTTAATCTTTCTCTTTGTGCTGCTTCAAATTTCTCTTTTTCATTGTAGAATACAGCAATTTCATCTTCAGGTTTTACCTCTTGTTTTAAGATATATCTTGTTTTATAATCTTTAAATAGTTTAAAGAATGTTCCACTTAAAGCAAGCATTACAGCTATGTTTACAAATGTAGGAACTGCTGTAGTAAAGTCAGCAAATAACCATACTGCTTGTCCTGGCATTCCTTTTAATGTAACTATAGCAACCATTGTAAATCCTGGTACTGGATAGAATATTTTATAGAACTTTAAGATTCCATCTTTTAATTTTGGAGATTTTTTCATAAGGTGTCTTAAAATAATTTCATAATAAGCATACCAACCAGATGAAGTTGTTACTCCAAATAGGAAGATTCCAACTGCAATGATTATTTTACTTGCAGGTCCCATTCCAGTTTCAAAAGCACTTAATGTTAAATCTGCTCCAGTTTTTCCACTATTCCATACACCAGTAATTATAATTATGAAGCAAGTTAATGTACAAACTACCATAGTATCTACAAATACTTCAAATGCTCCCCAAAGTCCTTGTTTAATTGGATGGTCAGTTTGAGCTGAAGCATGAATCATTGGAGAACTTCCCCATCCAGCTTCGTTACTGAATACTGATTTTGACATACCTTGTCTAACAATAAATCTAAATGATGCCCCTGCAAATCCTCCTACTGCTGCTGTTCCATTAAATGCTCCATCAAAGATAAGTTTAATCGCTGTAGGTAAGTTTTCTATATTAACTATGATGATATATAAAGCTGCTAAGATATAGAATAAACACATAAATGGAACTAATTTTCCTGCTAATTTTCCTAACCCTTTGATTCCACCAATAATGATAATATAGTTACAAACTATGTAAGCAATACTTGCATATAAAATTGGAATTCCAAATGCAGAGTTCATAGCTTCTGATACTGTATAGTTTTGAACTGTAATGAAGAATGTAGAGAAGATTCCTCCTCCAAATATTACTGCTGGAATAATCCACCATTTATGTCCTTTTTCTTCCCCAAGACCTTTTTCCATATAATAAGTAGGTCCACCATAAAGTTCCCCTTTTTCATCTCTTTCTCTATAGTAAACCCCTAAAGCAACTTCTGCCATCTTTAAGATCATTCCAACAAATGCTGCAATCCATAACCAGAATAGAGATCCTGGTCCTCCTACTGCCATTGCTGTAGCAACTCCCCCAATGTTTCCAACTCCTACTGATCCTCCAATAGCTGTAGAAACTGCCTCAAATGGAGTAATTAACCCCTCTCCACCTTCTTCTCCTTTATTTCCTTTCTTTATTATTTTCATAATAGTTTCAGAAAATATATGTCTTAAATGTACAACTTGGAAGAATCCAGTTTTAAAAGTGAAATAGAACCCCGTTCCTAAAATAATAACAATTATTGGTAATCCCCAAAGAAAGTTTACCAAAGCCTCAAAAAACTTTAACATTTTTTTACCCCCTATGCTTTTTTATATAAAATCTCTCCACCTACAACTGTAGTCACAATGTTTGTAGAAAGTATTTCATCCTTTTTAATTTTAAATATATCTCTATCTAAAACTACAAAGTCCGCCAATTTTCCAACTTCTAAACTACCCTTAATATTTTCATCAAAAGAAGCATATGCACTGTCAACTGTATAACATCTTATTGCCTCTTCCACTGTTAACTTTTCTTCTGGTAACCAACCACCAGCTGGATATCCACTTATATCCTCTCTATTTACTGCACAATGAATTGCTTTTATTACATCAGCACTGTCAACTGGAGAGTCTGAACCAAAACAAAGTTTTATTCCTTCATTTAACATTATTTTCCAAGCATATGATTTTGATGCTCTCTCTTTTCCAACCCTAGCTTCTACAATATGTAGATCATAATCTAAGAATATAGGTTGAATATAAGTGATTATTCCCATCTCTTTTATTCTCTTTATAAGCTCTAAATTTGTTATTTGACAGTGAACAATTCCATCTCTTCTCTTAGCTGGATCTGAAAGTTTTTCGTAACTATCTAATACCATTTTTATAGCTCCATCACCTATTGCATGAACTGCAATTTGATAACCTAGAGAATCTGCATATTTTGTTAATTTATCAAACTCTTCCTGAGTATATGTAACTACTCCTCTGTTGCTCTCTTCTCCTTCATAAGGCTCTAACATCAAAGCAGTTTTTCCACCTAGAGAGCCATCAAGTAACATTTTAATTGGACCTATCTTGAAAAGCTCATCCCCTTTATTTGGTGTAAGTCCACTTTCATAAAGTCCTTTTACTCTTTCAACTGTGTCCATAAAACATTGCTCATAAACTCTTACCTTTAATTTTCCCTCTTTTTTTAACTCCTCATAAGCTCTTACTATCTTCATAAAATCTTTATCTGGGAAAGATGAGAAATCATCTGTTTGAACTGAAGTGATTCCCATAGCTAAAAATTTATCTGTTGTATCTAAAATTATCTCCTTTAACTCCTCTACTGATAGTGGATCTATATGTGAGTAGATCAATTCAAGTGCATTTTCAGTAAATAGCCCCTTGTCATAATCTATCTCTCCACCAAAACATTTAGTATCTCTTGTTATTCCACAAACTTCCATAGCTTTACTATTTACTACAAGGACATGTCCACAAGTTCTTGTATAACATACTGGTATAGTTGTAGAAATTTGATCTAGATCTTTCTTTTCAGGTATTCCATTTCCCTCTAAAAATAGATCTTGATTCCAACCTCTACCTAATATCCATCCCCCATAAGGTTGTGCTTTTTTTCCTAATTCAATCAATTCAGCTATTGTTTTACAGTGATGAAGTTTTACTTTTTTCTCTGTATAACCATAGTTCATAAAGTGTACATGGCTATCATTAAACCCCGGAACTATTGTTTTCCCTTCAAAATCTACTATCTCTTCAGCCTTTTCTCCATACTTTTTTACTGCTTCATCTGTTGAGCCAGTAAAAATAATTTTTTCATTCTCTACTACTAAAGCTTCATAAACTGCATTCTCTGAATTAAAAGAATGAAATTTTCCATTCTTAAATATTTTCAATTACTTCACCTCACAATGTTTTACAAAAGTTTCAAATATCTTTTTCATCTCTTGATTTCCTCTAGCTGTCATCATTTCAGGATGCCATTGAATTCCATAGAGGAATTTATGAGATTTCATTTGAAAAGCTTCTACTACTCCATCATTTGCTGTTGCTATAACTGTTAATCCATCTCCTAATTTATCAACAATTTGATGATGGAAAGAGTTTGTAGCTACCTTTTCTCCATAAAGTTCAGCTAGCATATTTTCCTTATCAACTATATTTACAATATGTGTTGCTAATTCTGGATATAAATCTTGTCTATGTTTCAAATAATCCTTCCCAAAATATCTCATATCTTGAAATAGAGTTCCGTTGAAATATGTGTTTATAAGTTGATGTCCTCTACAAATTCCAAGAATAGGTTTCCCTGTTTTTAAAAACTCCTCTAATATCATCATTTCACACTCATCTCTCTCTGGTGAAATAACTCCCATTCCCTCTTTAAAATCTTGTCCATATAGGAATGGATTTAAGTCAGCACCTCCTGATAAAAGAAGTCCATCTATTAATTCTAATTGTGCTTTTATTATCTCTCTATCACTTGTAACTGGAATAACTAATGGAATTCCCCCTCCTGCTACAACTGCTTTAGTGTAATCTATACTTACAGTAGTTCTATGATAATTTCTTAATCCCTCTTCCTTTTCGTGAGCTGATGTAATTCCTATTATCGGTTTTCTTATCATAAAAGTTCCCCCCTTATTTTAATATTTTAGTATCTATGTAATAATTATTTTTCTATTTGAAGTTTTCTACTACAATATACTACTTTTTTGTAGTTAAGTCAACAATTATTTTTATTTTATATGATTTATTTCAATTCAATTAATTTTTAAAAAGAACAATATAGTTGTTTTTTAGCGTATTAAAAAAGTTTTTGTTATTAGAAATTAAAAATAAAGGTCTTTTTTAATATATTAACTAAATAGTTATAATTATTTATTTTAATTATTACTACAAATAAAAAAATCACAGCATGGATTTATGCTGTGATAAAATTTATAATATAAAAAATTATATTCTCTTCACAGATAGCTCTCCATTGAAATTCAATGACAGTAATATAAATATTCTTCATATTACCAACAAAAAGATTTAGCCCTCTTTTCATTTCGGCAAAATTCCCTTTCAAAATAGATCAATGTTTGCTAAACTCCCTATTTTTACTCTTGTTTTTTGCACCTCTATCATTTATAAACTTGTGTTTGATTGTACTATAATTTTTTATAAGTGTAAAATATAATAAATATATTTATACTATTTTTTATAATATTTTTATAGAAAACAGTTATTTTATGTATTTTTAATTAACTTTATGTATATTTTTTATTTTAAAGCTTATATTTTTAATTAAATAATTAACATAATAAAAAGAAGTTGAAATTCAGCTTTTTTAACTAAATCTCAACTTCCTACTTTTATTATAAACTATCTCTTGAAATTATAAACTCTACTCTTCTATTTTTAGCTCTTCCTGCTGCTGTTGCATTGTTAGCAATAGGATTTTGTTTTCCATATCCTTCAATAGAGATATTTGAAGTTTTAACCCCTCTATCTACAAGATAATTTTTTATAGATTTTGCTCTTTTTACTGAAAGTTCTAAGTTATACCCTTCACTTCCAATAAAGTCAGTATATCCATCTATTTTTATTCTTATATCTGGATTCTCTTCTAAAGCTTTTGCTAAAGTATTTAAGCTTCCTTTAACTTTATTTTTAACCTCATATTTATTAAAGTCAAAAAGCACTAATTCAGGCATTGAAAGTACAAGGTTATTCCCCTCTTTTCTTATAGTTACTCCCTCTTCATTAAATACAATAAGTTCCTCTAAAGTCTTTTTAGAAACATCAATATCTTCCATTACAAATTGATTTTCAGTTTCTGTTATTACCATCTCTTTCATTGGTTTTTCTGCTGATGTACAACCTGTTAATGCAATTATTGCTACTGCTGATAGTAAAATTAAACTTTTTTTCATTTTTCCTCCTCTAATAATAAATTAGAAAATAACAAACATTACATTTTCACTAGGAACTTGTTCATTTCTATTTTTATTAGGATTTTTTACCATCCACTCAAATAGATATTTTGCATGAGGTTCTGTTGTCCTTATACATTTTCTTGTCCCTGTAAATGTCCCAAGTGTTTTTTCTTTAGCTCTCATAAAGAACTCTCTATTTGTCTCTTCCTCATAGTTTATAGGAGTTCCATGAAGATATCCTCCACCAGAAAATCTAATAGCATATCTAGCATAACCTTGTTTCTCTCCAATCTCACTATTATATGGCATAATATATTTTGCCATTGGAGCTATAAAGAATCCTTTTGGTGTCTCAAATCCTAATTCACTTTCTATACCAGTTTTACTATAAACATATGATACAACTTCCCAAACATCGTTATTCTTTTCAAAAACAATCATATTTTGATTTTCTATATCAATAGCTATAACTTTTCTAAAATCTCTACTTATTTTAGGATTTCTTGATATTCTCTTATTTTCAATAACTAAAGGCTCTTTTATTGATGCTACTTTTACCTTTGAAGTTGTTTTTCCTTTTTCTAAAATTGATAATATTGATCTATCTGGAACAAATATTCTTTCATCACCATAATAACCAACTATATTTTGATCTAATGAAGTTCCATATTTGTCTTTTTCTCTTTTAAAATTAACATTATTAGGATTAGGTACATAAGAGTTTGTACTTACTATTTCTCTTCCCTCATCCATCTCTGTAACTATAAACTTTTCAAGCTCTTTTATCTTATCAAGTGCTTTTTCAAATCTAAACATTCTTTTTCTTACAACTGATGAAGATATATATCCCTCTTCTCCTGTTGTAGCTTTTACTTTATACCAATAATTCCCATAATCATATATCTTTTCTAAAGCTATAAGTTTAGTATCATAGTTAAACTTTCTAATAACTTTAGATTTAGTATTTGGTTGTTCTCTCAAATTAGCAGTTCTTGTTCTAACAAAAACATAATCTAAAATTTTCGGATGTCCACCAGAATACTTTTCATTTAAAATAACCCCATCTGCTATTTCATTATCATATGTAGCAACAGTTGTCCATTTCTTTTCTCCTTCAAATCCAAACACTGTTGTTCCAATAACAAATAATGAAATCAATAATGATTTTATAATTTTCATTCTCCTCACCCTATCTTTTTTTCCTCTCAAATAAAAAGAGAGCCTTGAATGATATTTTAACACTAAATCAAATTTGATTCAAGTCTTTTTCATCCAATGCTCTCTAAATACTACATCATTTTATATTATTTTTTTACCATTCCTCTAGCAACCATCTCTTTTACTATAAATGTTGCTACGTCATCAGCATATTTTCCAGGTCCAAATCCTGCATCATATCCTAATTCTTTTGCTAAATCGTTAGTAATTCTTGCTCCTCCAGCTATTAAGATAACTTTGTCTCTTAATCCTTCAGCTTCAAGAAGTTCAACTAAGTTAGTTAAGTTATGTATATGAACATCTTTTTGAGTTACAGTTTGTGAAACTATTAGAGCATCTGCTTTTAATTCAATAGCTTTTTGAATGAACTCTTCATTTGTTACTTGGCTTCCTAGGTTGTAAGCTTCTACACCTTTATATCTTTCAAGTCCATAGTGTCCAGCATAACCTTTCATATTCATTATAGCATCTATTCCAACAGTGTGAGCGTCAGTACCTGTACTTGCTCCTATCATAACAACTGGTCTTCCAATATTTTCAGCAATGTAATCTTCACATTCATGCATATCCATAGTATCTATTTCTAGAGCTTGAACTTTAATAGCTGTATAGTCAACAGTGTGAGTTGTAGCTCCATATACTACATAGAATGAGAATTCTTTATCTAGTGCTTCTGAGAAAGCTACTGCTGGATCTTTAAATCCCATTTTTCTAGCTAATTGAAGAGCAGCTTCTACACCTTTTTCATTATTTGGTACTGGTAAAGTAAAACTCATTTGTACTTTACCGTCGTTCATTGTATCTCCATATGGCTTTAATTGTGTAAGATCAAGTGTTTTATCAAAATCTTTTTTATCAGTAGAATATAAACCTCCAGACATTATCTATTACCTCCAAGCATTAATTCTATAAATGGATTAAAGTAACTAGAATCTTTTTCAAATACTCCAGCAAGTCCTTTTCCTCCATCTAATGGTCTTTTTATACCAGCAAAAATTCCACCTTCAAGAGTCTTGAATATTCCAATTCCTTCTATTGTTTTTAATAGTTCAGTTGCTTTTTCAAGAACCTCTTTAGCTCTGTTTACCATAATTCCATCTTTTTTGAATTCTATATCATTTCCAAAGTCTTCCATGTTATTGAAGATGTATTTAGCATTTTCAATTGAAAGAGCTCTGTCTGACATAAATGGAGTATGGATTGCCTCTGTTAACATTCCTAGTAAGTGAACTTTTTGATTTGTCATGATAGTTACCATGTTGAATAAAGCATCTTGTACATGTCCTTTAAATATATTTCCTGTCATGAATTTTGTAGGTGGCATATATTTTAGAGGAGCTTTAGGGAAGATTTCTCTTGCCATTTGAGCTTGAGCTAATTCAAATAGGAATCCATTTTTTGTATCTGGATGCATTTCAAATGCATGTCCAAGTCCCATTTGTTCTTCTGGTAATCCAGCAACTAGAGCAAATTGCTCATTGATAAATTGAGAAGCTAATACTGTATGAGCTTCTTCGATAGCATCAGCAGTAGTTAGATAGTTATCTTCACCAGTGTTGATAATAACTCCTGCAAATCCGTTGATAACTCTTGAGAAGAATTGGTCAACAAGAGTTCTCTTCATGTTGATATCTCTAAATAGAATTCCATATAGAGCGTCGTTTAACATCATATCTAGTCTTTCAAGAGCACCCATTGCAGCTATTTCTGGCATACAAAGTCCTGAACAGTAGTTACATAATCTGATATATCTTTTTAATTCTACTCCAACTTCGTCAAGAGCACTTCTCATGATTCTGAAGTTTTCTTGAGTAGCCATTGTTCCTCCAAATCCTTCAGTAGTAGCTCCGTATGGAACATAGTCTAATAATGATTGTCCAGTAGTTCTGATAACTGCTATTACGTCAGCTCCTTGTCTAGCTGCAGCAACTGCTTGAGTTACGTCTTCATAAATGTTTCCAGTAGCAACGATTACATAAATGTAAGGACCTTTTTTATCTCCATATACATTTAGATATTCTTCTCTTTTTGCTCTGTTAGCTTTAATTCTTTCTACTGTTCCAACAGCTATTTCTTTAAGAGCTAATTTGATATCAAAGTCATCATGCCATTTCATTTTAGTAATATCTAACTCTTTATTAGCTACTTTTTCAGCTATTTCTTGAGGTTTTAAACCTGTTTCAAGCATTGCATTTCCTAAATATTTTGCAACTCCAAGAGAAAGGTTTCCATTTTCTTTAATGAAATCTACTACCACGTTTGGTAATGGTACGTCAAATTCATCTACTCCATCTATCCCTAATAGTCTGCATATTGTTCTTTCTACTGTCACAGTACTGTGAGCATCAATGAAAACTTGTGCATCTGCAGCTATTTTTTTAGCTGAAGCACGTGCTTCATCTACTAAATTCCAGTTAAGATTTAGTTTGCTAGTCATCTTTTTTAATCCTCCTTAATATACTCGTCTAGTATTATTTCAGTAAATCTTTTGTCAATACCTATAAGCTTTGCTATGTTTAAAGCATCTTTCGGAACCTCTTCTTTTCCTGCTTTTTCAAGTCTAAAATCCATATATTCTTGGATAAGCCCCATAGAGTTACTGCTTAATTCTATCTTAGTTTTTAGTTTGTTAAAATCCACATTTTTTAATCCTACTACTTGGTAATGATTCATTCCCTCTCTTACAATTCCATCAAAATGAGTTGTC is a genomic window containing:
- a CDS encoding lysine 5,6-aminomutase subunit alpha, translating into MTSKLNLNWNLVDEARASAKKIAADAQVFIDAHSTVTVERTICRLLGIDGVDEFDVPLPNVVVDFIKENGNLSLGVAKYLGNAMLETGLKPQEIAEKVANKELDITKMKWHDDFDIKLALKEIAVGTVERIKANRAKREEYLNVYGDKKGPYIYVIVATGNIYEDVTQAVAAARQGADVIAVIRTTGQSLLDYVPYGATTEGFGGTMATQENFRIMRSALDEVGVELKRYIRLCNYCSGLCMPEIAAMGALERLDMMLNDALYGILFRDINMKRTLVDQFFSRVINGFAGVIINTGEDNYLTTADAIEEAHTVLASQFINEQFALVAGLPEEQMGLGHAFEMHPDTKNGFLFELAQAQMAREIFPKAPLKYMPPTKFMTGNIFKGHVQDALFNMVTIMTNQKVHLLGMLTEAIHTPFMSDRALSIENAKYIFNNMEDFGNDIEFKKDGIMVNRAKEVLEKATELLKTIEGIGIFKTLEGGIFAGIKRPLDGGKGLAGVFEKDSSYFNPFIELMLGGNR
- a CDS encoding OmpA family protein encodes the protein MKKSLILLSAVAIIALTGCTSAEKPMKEMVITETENQFVMEDIDVSKKTLEELIVFNEEGVTIRKEGNNLVLSMPELVLFDFNKYEVKNKVKGSLNTLAKALEENPDIRIKIDGYTDFIGSEGYNLELSVKRAKSIKNYLVDRGVKTSNISIEGYGKQNPIANNATAAGRAKNRRVEFIISRDSL
- a CDS encoding amidohydrolase; this translates as MKIFKNGKFHSFNSENAVYEALVVENEKIIFTGSTDEAVKKYGEKAEEIVDFEGKTIVPGFNDSHVHFMNYGYTEKKVKLHHCKTIAELIELGKKAQPYGGWILGRGWNQDLFLEGNGIPEKKDLDQISTTIPVCYTRTCGHVLVVNSKAMEVCGITRDTKCFGGEIDYDKGLFTENALELIYSHIDPLSVEELKEIILDTTDKFLAMGITSVQTDDFSSFPDKDFMKIVRAYEELKKEGKLKVRVYEQCFMDTVERVKGLYESGLTPNKGDELFKIGPIKMLLDGSLGGKTALMLEPYEGEESNRGVVTYTQEEFDKLTKYADSLGYQIAVHAIGDGAIKMVLDSYEKLSDPAKRRDGIVHCQITNLELIKRIKEMGIITYIQPIFLDYDLHIVEARVGKERASKSYAWKIMLNEGIKLCFGSDSPVDSADVIKAIHCAVNREDISGYPAGGWLPEEKLTVEEAIRCYTVDSAYASFDENIKGSLEVGKLADFVVLDRDIFKIKKDEILSTNIVTTVVGGEILYKKA
- a CDS encoding histidine decarboxylase, pyruvoyl type; the protein is MEKERRVRAPRIDKTAISPYENYCDGYGAPGAQGNGYVSVLKVSVGTVEKTDDFLLDGIVSYDRAEINDAYVGQINMLTASSFCGIAGQVWGHDLAAHNDIIDKKIKPVLEIDQYDGSKLHVYDAKPLLEAGIELFGTEKERRFTLLPGAHTICANKGVTAYRPKEDRPLKEGEAYGVWCFIALSLSADRDNCADLFIEDAGLWTKNDSAEDLKAFLEDHRKSVAWSVVSCGQDSHVLFERTYVGFAYTIMKPGEIGTSLTCAPYVSLARNAVPSTGFNSLNKISLKEWLKDRELTSLVEKIKK
- a CDS encoding gamma-glutamyl-gamma-aminobutyrate hydrolase family protein, with the protein product MRKPIIGITSAHEKEEGLRNYHRTTVSIDYTKAVVAGGGIPLVIPVTSDREIIKAQLELIDGLLLSGGADLNPFLYGQDFKEGMGVISPERDECEMMILEEFLKTGKPILGICRGHQLINTYFNGTLFQDMRYFGKDYLKHRQDLYPELATHIVNIVDKENMLAELYGEKVATNSFHHQIVDKLGDGLTVIATANDGVVEAFQMKSHKFLYGIQWHPEMMTARGNQEMKKIFETFVKHCEVK
- a CDS encoding cobalamin-dependent protein (Presence of a B(12) (cobalamin)-binding domain implies dependence on cobalamin itself, in one of its several forms, or in some unusual lineages, dependence on a cobalamin-like analog.), which gives rise to MSGGLYSTDKKDFDKTLDLTQLKPYGDTMNDGKVQMSFTLPVPNNEKGVEAALQLARKMGFKDPAVAFSEALDKEFSFYVVYGATTHTVDYTAIKVQALEIDTMDMHECEDYIAENIGRPVVMIGASTGTDAHTVGIDAIMNMKGYAGHYGLERYKGVEAYNLGSQVTNEEFIQKAIELKADALIVSQTVTQKDVHIHNLTNLVELLEAEGLRDKVILIAGGARITNDLAKELGYDAGFGPGKYADDVATFIVKEMVARGMVKK
- a CDS encoding sodium:alanine symporter family protein; translated protein: MLKFFEALVNFLWGLPIIVIILGTGFYFTFKTGFFQVVHLRHIFSETIMKIIKKGNKGEEGGEGLITPFEAVSTAIGGSVGVGNIGGVATAMAVGGPGSLFWLWIAAFVGMILKMAEVALGVYYRERDEKGELYGGPTYYMEKGLGEEKGHKWWIIPAVIFGGGIFSTFFITVQNYTVSEAMNSAFGIPILYASIAYIVCNYIIIIGGIKGLGKLAGKLVPFMCLFYILAALYIIIVNIENLPTAIKLIFDGAFNGTAAVGGFAGASFRFIVRQGMSKSVFSNEAGWGSSPMIHASAQTDHPIKQGLWGAFEVFVDTMVVCTLTCFIIIITGVWNSGKTGADLTLSAFETGMGPASKIIIAVGIFLFGVTTSSGWYAYYEIILRHLMKKSPKLKDGILKFYKIFYPVPGFTMVAIVTLKGMPGQAVWLFADFTTAVPTFVNIAVMLALSGTFFKLFKDYKTRYILKQEVKPEDEIAVFYNEKEKFEAAQRERLNKNR
- a CDS encoding SH3 domain-containing protein, yielding MKIIKSLLISLFVIGTTVFGFEGEKKWTTVATYDNEIADGVILNEKYSGGHPKILDYVFVRTRTANLREQPNTKSKVIRKFNYDTKLIALEKIYDYGNYWYKVKATTGEEGYISSSVVRKRMFRFEKALDKIKELEKFIVTEMDEGREIVSTNSYVPNPNNVNFKREKDKYGTSLDQNIVGYYGDERIFVPDRSILSILEKGKTTSKVKVASIKEPLVIENKRISRNPKISRDFRKVIAIDIENQNMIVFEKNNDVWEVVSYVYSKTGIESELGFETPKGFFIAPMAKYIMPYNSEIGEKQGYARYAIRFSGGGYLHGTPINYEEETNREFFMRAKEKTLGTFTGTRKCIRTTEPHAKYLFEWMVKNPNKNRNEQVPSENVMFVIF